The following are from one region of the Centroberyx gerrardi isolate f3 unplaced genomic scaffold, fCenGer3.hap1.cur.20231027 Scaffold_111, whole genome shotgun sequence genome:
- the LOC144538320 gene encoding catechol O-methyltransferase B-like: protein MWLTLLYTCTGGAAVLYALYRWVIPAAVQYHAGLALMWHDVIVEQMLDTLTHSTRPQRILGAVQKNATRGDPGSVVQAIDHFCRHKEWAMNVGDEKGSILDSVVSEVSPATVLELGTYCGYSTVRIARLLPPEARLLTLEFNYHNAAIARQIIALAGVEDKVQLIEGPSQDWIPKMKERFGVETFDLVFLDHWKDHYLPDTKLLEECGLLRKGSVLLADNVICPGTPEYLEYVRGSRRYESRYFKSHLEYTKVEDGLEKSVFLG, encoded by the exons ATGTGGCTGACTCTTCTTTACACTTGCACCGGGGGGGCAGCCGTGCTGTATGCTCTGTACCGGTGGGTGATCCCCGCCGCTGTGCAGTATCACGCTGGATTGGCGCTGATGTGGCATGATGTCATCGTTGAGCAGATGCTGGACACCCTGACCCATTCCACACGTCCTCAG CGGATTCTGGGTGCAGTACAGAAGAACGCCACTAGAGGAGACCCTGGGAGTGTGGTCCAAGCCATCGACCACTTCTGCAGACACAAAGAATGGGCCATGAATGTGGGGGATGAGAAAG GGTCCATCCTTGACTCTGTGGTGAGTGAGGTGAGCCCTGCCACTGTCCTGGAGCTGGGAACCTACTGCGGCTACTCCACCGTGCGCATAGCCCGCCTGCTTCCCCCTGAAGCCAGACTCCTGACTCTGGAATTTAACTACCATAATGCTGCCATTGCTCGCCAAATCATCGCTTTGGCAGGAGTAGAGGACAAG gtcCAGTTAATTGAGGGGCCGTCTCAGGACTGGATCCCCAAAATGAAGGAGCGTTTCGGGGTGGAAACATTTGACTTGGTGTTCCTGGATCACTGGAAGGATCACTACCTTCCTGACACAAAGTTGCTGGAG GAGTGCGGCCTCCTCAGGAAAGGCAGCGTCCTGCTGGCAGACAACGTCATCTGCCCCGGGACCCCTGAATACCTGGAGTACGTCCGCGGCAGCCGGCGCTACGAGAGCCGCTACTTCAAATCCCACCTGGAGTACACTAAAGTGGAGGACGGCCTGGAGAAGTCCGTTTTCTTAGGGTAG